The region ATGATCATTAAGAAGCTAGTAGATTCTGCAAATGCAACGGGTGGAGAAAGTCTGGTATTGACATTCTTTCCACATCCACGTATGGTTTTAAAGCAGGATAACACGATACGATTACTCAATACAATAGAGGAGAAGAAAGAGCTTTTAAAAGGATTAGGCTTGGATAATTTGGTTATTCAAAAGTTTGATTTTGAGTTTTCACAGTTGACAGCTGAGGAGTTCGTGAAGCAGATATTAGTTGAAAAATTTAATATCTCTAAGATTATCATCGGTCACGATCATCGTTTTGGAAAAAATAGAACAGCAGACATCAATGATCTAAAAGCATTCGGAGAGAAGTATGGGTTCGAAGTAGAAGAGATTTCTGCTCAAGAGATAGATCACGTATCTATTAGCTCAACGAAGATACGCACCGCATTAGAGGAAGTAGGAGATATGACGTTGGCAAATGAGTTCTTAGGTTATGAATACTACTTCTCTGGAGTAGTGGTACACGGTAAGAAGTTAGGTCGTACACTTGGTTTCCCAACAGCTAATATCGTAGTAGATGAAGATTATAAACTGATACCAAAGAATGGAGTTTATGTCGTAGAATCTGAACTAAATGGTGAGAAGGTGAAAGGAATGATGAGTGTAGGGATTAATCCTACGTTTGCAGATCATCCCTATACAATAGAGGTTAATTATCTAGATTGGTCTGGTGATTTATACGACCAAAGGCTAAAAGTTCGTATCTTAGACAGAATAAGAGATGAATTAAAGTTTAGTGGACTTGATGAGTTAGTTGCGAAGTTAAATGATGATGAACGTGTGACTAGAGAGTTCTTTAGTTGTTATGAAAGAAAAACTGTTCCAACAGATAGATAATTCATCGTTAATTATCTTCCGTATTTTATTTGGTTTGTTATTTGCCTGTGAGTCGTTTGGTGCGATTGCTACAGGATGGGTAAGGGACAATCTCGTAGATGTAAAGTTTACCTTTTCTCATATCTATATGGATTTTTTGCAGGTTTTAGTAGGACCTCAGATGTATGCATATTTCTTTTTGATGGGATGTGTTTCAATAGCAGTAATGTTAGGTTACCGCTATAAATGGACAATGCCATTATTAACAGTGCTATGGGCTGGAGCCTATTTTCTTCAAAAGACGTCTTATAATAATCACTATTATATGTTATTAGTGATTTGTGTTTATATGTGTTTCTTACCAGCGAACAGATATGCTTCACTAGATGTTAAACACAATAGAGTAGAACAAGAATTATCAATGCCAACGTATATATCGTGGATCTTTATCTTTCAGGTAGGGATGTTGTATATCTATGGAACAGTAGCTAAGTTCTACCCGGATTGGCTAGATGGTACCTTTACTAAACTAATGTATCAAGGTGCAAATATTCCTGATGTATTTAAAGAAATATTTACACAAGATTGGTTTGCTATCACGATAGCTTATTTGGGAATTATATTTGACGGATTAGTTGTGTTCTTGTTGTTAAATAAACGTACACGTACATTGGCAGTTATAGCATCATTAATATTCCATTTATTTAATTCTATCACCTTACATATCGGTATTTTCCCCTATTTTGCACTTAGTTTTGCTGTGTTTTTTTATGAACCGGGGCAAGTACGAGGCTGGTTCTTTAAGAAGAAACCTGTTCTAGCTGAGACAACTTTATTGACTGTACAGCCTAGTGCTTTTTCGTTAAGACCTGGTATTACGTATTTCTTATTATGCTTCATGTTTATACAATTTGTATTACCTCTAAGACATTATTTTATAAAAGGAGATGTGTTGTGGACAGATGAAGGACATCGCTTAAGTTGGCGTATGATGTTGAGATCTCGTGGAGGATATACCAACTATATTACAGAGAATAAAAAGACAGGAGAACGCAAATATTATGATATAGAAGATGTGTTGTCTCAGAAGCAATTAGCGCGTCTATCTTCTCCAGATATGATCTGGCAGATGGCTCAACGTATTAAGAATGAATACAAGGCTAAAGGTGAAGATGTAGCTGTATATGCCGAGAGTTATGTGTCTATTAATAATAGAGAGTTAAGCAATTTTGTTGATTCAACAGTAGATTTGGGGGCAGTGAGTTGGGATTACTTTGGTCATTGTGGATGGATATTAGAGAAGCCATTTTAGTTGATTTAACCCAGATTCCGCATTAGCCAAATATACAAAACAATTCTACTTCATATCTCTTTCATTAGTTCTTAAACCATACTATAGTATGCTTTATTCACTAATTCAGAGCTATTTTGTATAATTACTTTTCGTTTATATGTCTATCGCGGAATCTGGGTTTAAAAAGATATAAACAAAAAACGCATACTTAGAAGTATGCGTTTTTTGTTATTTGTTAGCTTTTGCTAATTCATCTTTATATGCTATCAGATGAAGGCTAGTATCATACTTTCCATACGTAAAGTAGTTGATCCAGTCCCCAAGGTTGATATATTTAGATTGTTCATTTAAGTCAATAATCATTGGTAGATGACGGTGTCCGAAAACGAAGTAATCATAATGTGTAGTCTCTAATTTGCGCTTTGCATATAAGATTAACCATTCGTTATCTTCACCTAAGAACTTAATGTCCTCATCACCTGAGATTAGTTTATTCTTTACAGATAGGTATGAACCTAGTCTAACTCCGATGTCTGGGTGTAACCATCTAAATAACCATTTAGAGAAGGGATTAGTGAATACTTTTTTCATTCTCTTATATCCCATATCACCAGGACCTAATCCATCTCCGTGTCCTATAAAGAACTTCTTACCATTAATGTCAAATACTTTAGGCTCGTGATATACTGGTATGCCTAGCTCCGTCTTGAAGTAGTCTCCCATCCATAGATCGTGATTACCAACAAAGAAATATACAGGTATTCCTTTATCTTTAATCTCAGCTAGTTTACCTAATATTCTGACAAAACCTTTAGGCACTACTGTTTTATACTCAAACCAGAAGTCAAAAAGATCTCCAAGTATGAATAAGGCTCCCATATCTTCTTCTTTCTCGCGTAACCATTGTAAGAATATCTCTTCACGAGGAAGGCTCTTCTCACGGCTAGGTGCGCCGAAGTGTTGATCAGAAGCAAAGTAAATGCTCTTAGGTGTGTTAATCGTAAAATTCAAGGCTTATAAATTATCAGATTGATGCCATTCAGCATAAGATGATTCTGTCTCTTGTAATCTCAATGAGTAAAGCTCAATACCTTGTGGTAATTTGCTTTTAATCTTGTGTGCAAAGTCAATTACCATATTCTCACTAGTAGGTTGGTAATCT is a window of Myroides oncorhynchi DNA encoding:
- a CDS encoding bifunctional riboflavin kinase/FAD synthetase, which encodes MKTFSSISNFESEKRVIATLGTFDGVHIGHQMIIKKLVDSANATGGESLVLTFFPHPRMVLKQDNTIRLLNTIEEKKELLKGLGLDNLVIQKFDFEFSQLTAEEFVKQILVEKFNISKIIIGHDHRFGKNRTADINDLKAFGEKYGFEVEEISAQEIDHVSISSTKIRTALEEVGDMTLANEFLGYEYYFSGVVVHGKKLGRTLGFPTANIVVDEDYKLIPKNGVYVVESELNGEKVKGMMSVGINPTFADHPYTIEVNYLDWSGDLYDQRLKVRILDRIRDELKFSGLDELVAKLNDDERVTREFFSCYERKTVPTDR
- a CDS encoding HTTM domain-containing protein gives rise to the protein MKEKLFQQIDNSSLIIFRILFGLLFACESFGAIATGWVRDNLVDVKFTFSHIYMDFLQVLVGPQMYAYFFLMGCVSIAVMLGYRYKWTMPLLTVLWAGAYFLQKTSYNNHYYMLLVICVYMCFLPANRYASLDVKHNRVEQELSMPTYISWIFIFQVGMLYIYGTVAKFYPDWLDGTFTKLMYQGANIPDVFKEIFTQDWFAITIAYLGIIFDGLVVFLLLNKRTRTLAVIASLIFHLFNSITLHIGIFPYFALSFAVFFYEPGQVRGWFFKKKPVLAETTLLTVQPSAFSLRPGITYFLLCFMFIQFVLPLRHYFIKGDVLWTDEGHRLSWRMMLRSRGGYTNYITENKKTGERKYYDIEDVLSQKQLARLSSPDMIWQMAQRIKNEYKAKGEDVAVYAESYVSINNRELSNFVDSTVDLGAVSWDYFGHCGWILEKPF
- a CDS encoding UDP-2,3-diacylglucosamine diphosphatase, encoding MNFTINTPKSIYFASDQHFGAPSREKSLPREEIFLQWLREKEEDMGALFILGDLFDFWFEYKTVVPKGFVRILGKLAEIKDKGIPVYFFVGNHDLWMGDYFKTELGIPVYHEPKVFDINGKKFFIGHGDGLGPGDMGYKRMKKVFTNPFSKWLFRWLHPDIGVRLGSYLSVKNKLISGDEDIKFLGEDNEWLILYAKRKLETTHYDYFVFGHRHLPMIIDLNEQSKYINLGDWINYFTYGKYDTSLHLIAYKDELAKANK